In Capsicum annuum cultivar UCD-10X-F1 chromosome 11, UCD10Xv1.1, whole genome shotgun sequence, one genomic interval encodes:
- the LOC124888975 gene encoding uncharacterized protein LOC124888975 produces MLKKNALNERIEECQRVFNRIKEYLSASPVSVPPREKIPLLLYLLVSENAFGCVLKKHDETGEDTTEIYPKWRLFFYGAVNFKGSGIGAVLVSETGQHYSVTAKLRFLCTNNMAEYEACILGLKLVLDMGVRELLVIGDSDLLIRQIRGEWPHPDQIYIDPLEISLKEQPAHCVHVEEKPDGKPWYYDIKRRTPDLGFLRCIDAAEANILIKEVHTGICGPHMNGFALSIKILRTAWGMDVIRPIEPLASNGHRFILVSIDYFTKWVEAASYRAATKKVVADFIRNNLICWFGVPEAIITDNEENLNSHLMKEICDQFKIVHRNSTAYHPQMNGVVEAANKNIKKILRNMVENDRSWHEMLPYALLGYRTIVRTSTEVTLYLLVYGNEVVIPAKVEIPSLRISQEARLSNEE; encoded by the exons atgttgaagaaaaatgcattgaaCGAGCGAATAGAAGAATGTCAGAGAGTTTTTAACCGCATCAAGGAATACTTGTCTGCATCGCCGGTTTCGGTTCCACCAAGAGAAAAaattccattattgctttacctattagtctcagaaaatgctttcgGATGTGTCCTCAAAAAACATGATGAGACCG GAGAAGACACTACAGAGATTTACCCCAAATGGAGGCTATTTTTTTATGGGGCAGTtaacttcaaaggttcaggaattggagcagttttggtgtcagaaacgGGCCAGCATTATTCGGTAACTGCTAAGTTACGTTTTCTatgcaccaataacatggctgaatatgaggcttgcattctGGGTCTCAAATTGgtacttgatatgggtgttcgtgaaCTTTTAGTCATtggggattcagatttgctgattcgCCAGATACGGGGAGAATGGCCG cacccggATCAGATttacattgatcctttggaaataagcttgaaggagcAACCCGCGCATTGTGTACACGTAGAAGAGAAGCCTGATGGAAagccttggtactatgacattaaaag gaggactcctgatttggggtTCCTAAGATGCATCGATGCTGCAGAAGCCAATATATTGATAAAAGAGGTACACACTGGAATTTGTgggccccacatgaatgggtttgcCCTTTCCATaaagatcctgagaaccg CTTGGGGTATGGATGTCATCAGACCAATAGAGCCATTAGCgtcgaatgggcatagatttattttggtttccaTTGATTATTTTACTAAATGGGTCGAAGCGGCTTCATACAGAGCCgccactaagaaagtggttgcagatttcatcaggaataacttgatttgttGGTTTGGAGTACCAGAAGCTATCATTACTGATAATGAGGAAAACTTGAAtagtcacttgatgaaagaaatttgtgatcagttcaagattgtgcatcgCAACTCGACTGCATATCATCCCCAAATGAATGGAGTTGTGGAAGCggccaacaagaatatcaagaaaatcTTGAGAAACatggtcgaaaatgatagatcatggcatgagatgttaccttacgcTTTGCTAGGGTATCGCACAATAGTTCGAACATCCACTGAGGTGACCCTCTATTTACTTGTCTATGGGAATGAAGTTGTGATACCTGCTAAagttgaaataccttccctaaggattagtCAGGAAGCTAGACTAAGTAATGAAGAATAG